GGCGTGGAGGCGCTGCTCGCCGCCGGTGGCCCCCGCCCCACCGCGATCTTCGTCGCGAACGACCTCGCGGCACTCGGCGCCCTCGCCGTGCTCGCCGAGCGCGGCATCCGCGTCCCGCAGGACGTGTCGATCGTCGGCTACGACAACACGTCGCTCGCCGCGCTGCGCCACATCAACCTCACCACCGTGGACCAGCCGCGCCCCGACATGGGACGCGAGGCCGTCGCCCTGCTGCTCGAGCGCCTCGCCGGCCGCCGCGAGGCCGCCCGCCACGTGCTGGTCACGCCCACGCTCGTCGTCCGGGGGACGACCGCGCCGCCCAACGAGGGCTGAGCGCGGCGCGTCGGGAGATCCCGGCGCGCTCAACGCACGATCGGTTTGGAACGTTCCCGTACGAACCCCGTCTCATGGAGACGCCGTGAAGCCGCTCCTCTCGCTCGTCCTCGCGCTCGCGGCGACGACCCCCGCCGCGCAGCCGCCCGCCATCGACCGCCAGGCCCTCGAGCAGGACCATCGGAACATGATGGACCAGCTCGGGATCCGACGGCTCCGGCCCGGCCCGAGCGGCAACGAGCAGGCGCCGAACCACGCGAACTACGACACGGCGCTCGCGAACCCGTTCCCGAAGCTCCCCGACGTCCTCACGCTGAGGAACGGGCGCAAGGTCACGACGCCCGCGCTCTGGGCGAAGCGGCGCGCCGAGATCGTCGACGACTTCGAGCGCGAGGTGTACGGGCGCATCCCGAAGAACGTGCCGAAGGTCACGTGGTCGGTCGCGGAGACCGACACCGGGACCGTCGGCGGACGACGGGTCGTCGGCCGGCAGCTCCTCGCGCACGTCGACAACTCCGCCTACCCGGCGATCACCGTCGACTTCCCGGTGACGCTCGTGCTGCCGGCGGACGCGAAAGGGCCCGTGCCCGTGATGATCATGTTCCGCGGCGGATCGCTGGCGCAGGTGCTCGGGACTCGGGACTCGGGACTCGGGACTCGGGGGGGACGAGTCCCGAGTCCCGAGTCCCGAGTCCCGAGCGCCGACGCGCCGCCCACCGAGCAACTCGTCGTCGACGGCTGGGGCTTCGCGTTCGTGAACCCGAACACCATCCAGGCCGACAACGGCGCCGGGCTCACGCGGGGCATCATCGGCCTCGTGAACAAGGGACAGCCGCGCAAGCCGGACGACTGGGGCGCGCTGCGCGCGTGGGCGTGGGGCGCGTCGCGCACGCTCGACTACCTCGAGACCGACCGCGCGGTGAACGCGAAGCAGGTCAGCGTCGAGGGCGTGTCGCGCTACGGCAAGGCGGCGCTCGTGACGATGGCGTTCGACCCGCGCTTCGCCGCGGTGCTCATCGGCTCGTCGGGCAAGGGGGGCGCGACGCTGCACCGCCGCAACTGGGGCGAGGCGGTCGAGAGCCTGACGGGCTCCGGCGAGTACCACTGGATGGCGGGCAACTACCTGAAGTACGGCGCCGACTCGGCCGCGTTCGGGCACGGCGACCCGAGCCAGCTCTCCGTCGACTCGCACGAGCTGCTCGCGCTGTGCGCGCCGCGCCTCACGTTCGTCAGCTACGGCGTCCCCGAGAAGGGCGACGCGAAGTGGCTCGACCACCAGGGAAGCTTCATGGCGGCGATCGCCGCGCAGCCGGTGTTCCGACTGTTGGGCGCGAAGGACCTCGGCCGCTCCGACGACTACACGACGGAGCGGATGCCGCCGGTGAACGTCGGCCTGCTCGACGGCCAGCTCGCGTGGCGCCAGCACGATGGCGGCCACACGGACGCCCCGAACGTGAAGTACTTCCTGAGCTGGGCGGACCGCTTCTACGGGCGCTCGTACACGCCCGCGCCGCCGGTTCGGGACTCGGGACTCGGGACGCGGGACTCGTCCGCCCCGAGTCCCCAGTCCCGAGTCCCGAGTCCCGCGATTCAGCCGTGGCCCGCCGACCGCCCGCGCGCCCGCACGGACTCGAACTCGATGATCGCGCACCGGCAGCTGCTCGCCAAGCGCACGCAGGGGAAGATCGACGTCTACTACGAGGGTGACTCGATCACGCGGCGGTGGGGCGCCACCGACTACCCGCAGTTCCTCGAGAACTGGAAGCAGAACTTCTTCGGCTGGAACGCGGCCGACTTCGGGTGGGGGGCCGACCGCATCGAGAACATGCTGTGGCGGATCGACGAGGGAGAGCTCGACGGCGTGAACCCGAAGGTGATCGTGCTGCTCGCCGGCACGAACAACCTCCCGGGCCCGGGAACCGAGGACGAGAAGGTCGCCGACATCACGCGCGGGCTGCGCGCGCTCGTCGGCCGCTTCCGGCAGAAGGCGCCCGGCGCCACGGTGGTGCTCACGGGCATCACTCCGCGCACCGGATCACCGGAGATGGCGCACGCGATCGTGCGCATCAACGAGAACCTCGCGCGCATGGCCGACGGCCGGACCATCCGTTACGTGAACGTGAACGACAAGCTCGGCGACGCCGACGGCAAGCCGCTCGACGGGATGACCATGGACGGCCTGCATCCCACGGTGAAGGGCTACCAGATCTGGGCCGACGCGCTGAAGCCGATCCTGCGCGAGATCCTCGGCCCGCCGAAGGCGACGGACCAGGCGCCGCCGCCGACCGGCGATCCGAGCGCGAAGAAGCCGTGACGCTCGCTCGTCGGGTGCGCTCTCAGGGCTCCACGTACGAGTTCGTATGGGACTGAAGAAGGACTGAAGGAGGACTGAAGAAGGAAACACCAACGAGAAGCGTTGGTCCTTTCTTCAGTCCTCCTTCAGTCCTTCTTCAGTCCAACGAACACTCGTACGTGGAGTCCAGCCAGGCGTTGTCACTCGCGCCGCACAGCGGCTGGCGCGTTCGAGTCTGCCTCGCGGACCGACGTCACCCGGCCTTGCGCGTCGCGCGTCAGCACGAGCTCCCCGGTGCGCACGGTGAGCCACAACCGGTCGGGCGCGGTGGGGATGGCGCGCACGGCAGGCGTGCTGCCGCCGAAGCCGCCGGTCGACACCCAGATCTCGCTCCCCTTCACGATAATGGTGTAGGTGGGCGACGCGGGCCGGTTCGCGGCGTTCGCCGGCGCGGGCGCGTTCGCCGCGCGCTCGCGATAGAACTCGCCCGCCGTGCCGTTCAGCAGCGCGGCCGAGAGCGCGACGGCGTTAGGCACGTAGCCCGCCGGCGGCTCCGGCCGCGGCTCGATGCGCCGCACCCAGATGTTGCGGAAGCGGATCGCCTGCCCGTGGTCCTGGATGGTGAGCGGCAGCTCGTCGGCGTGCTGCACGTAGCCCGACGGCGGGATCGGCGACGTGGGCCCGGTGATGATCTCGTTGTTCTGTACCAGCACACCGTTCTGCACCACGGTCACGCGCGCCGGCTCCTGCAGCGTGCCGTCGGCCCGGAATCGCGGACGCCGGAAGTAGATGTCGTACGTCTGCCACTGCCCGGGTGGACGGCTCGCGTTCGCCAGCGGCGGATACTGCCCGTAGATCGCGCCCACCGTGCCGTCGGCATACGTGTCGGTGCGACCGTACGAGTCGAGCACCTGGACCTCGTACTGACCCATGAGGATCATCCCGCTGTTGCCGCGGTTCTGCCCCGTGAGCTGCGGCGGGTCGGGCTCCGCCCACTCGGCGTGCAGCTGCACGTCGCCGAACGCTTCCTTCGTGCGGATGGAGCCCGTGCGCGGCACGACCTCCACGTAGCCGTTCTCCACCTTCCAGCGCGGCGCAACCGTCGAGTCGCCGCGGCCGCCGACGAACGCGGAGAGATCGCGGCCGTCGAACAGCACCGTCGCGTCGGACGGCGGCGCGCCCGGCGTGCTCGCCGGCGTCACGGGCTTCGCGTGTGGTCGATTCAGCTCGTGCTGCCGCCAGGCGGACGGATAGGCCGGCTGCTGCGCGTCGGCCGCACTCGACAGGAGCAATGCGGCGATCGCAGGGACGACGACGCGCAGACGGGCGGAGCGTGGGCGAAACGTCATGGAGTGGGTGCGAGTCGAGGTGGTTCTTGCAGGCGACGGATGCGACAGGATCCCGGTGCTCTTCGCTTCGACAGGATGAACGGCGACGGCTCCTCTCGGGCCTGTCGAAGGAGCAGGCTCACAGCGTCCACCCCGCGCGGTACTCGCGCTGCAGGTACTGGTTCGCGTCGTCGCGGTTGGTGACGCGCATGTTCGCCGCGTCGTACGCGATCTTCACCCCCTGCCCCGTGCGCAGCGCGACGATGCCGAGCAGCATGGTCTCGGTGAGCCGCGACGCGTACGCGAGGTCGCTGCTCGGCTCCGCCTTGCCCATGATCGCGTTCGCCCAGTTGATCTCGTGCGACACGGTGATGCGCTTCACCGAATGGGGGATCTTCGCGGCCTGCTCCGTGAGGCTCGCCGGGTAGAGCCGCGGATTGTTGCCGTACGTCGCGTAGAGGATGATCCCCTTCGTGCCGACGAAGTAGCCGCCACCGCTGCGATCGAGCACGACGTCGTCGGGCAGATGCTCGGGGCGCGGCGGCATCAGCCCGCCGTCGTACCAGCTCATCTTCACCGGCGGCATCTTGCCGCGCGCCGCGAACTCGTAGTGCACGGTCATCGCCTGCGGGTACGTCGCCGGGCTCGCGTCGACGTCGAGCCCGAACGGCGACGACGTGGCCTCGATGCTCGTCGGCAGGTCGAGGTCGAGCGCCCAGAACGGCTGGTCGACGAGGTGCGCTCCCATGTCGCCGAGCGCGCCCATGCCCCAGTCGGTCCAGCCGCGCCAGTTGAACGGGTGGTAGATGGGATGGTACGGCACCATCGGCGACGGGCCGATGAACAGATCCCAGTTCAGCCCCGGCGGCGGCGCGGTGAGCCCGGACGCCATGAGCGTGGCGAACGTGCGCTGCATGTCGCGCGCGGTCCAGTCGATCGCCGGCGCGCCGCCCGGCGCGGTCGGCCCGTTAGGCGTTCCGTTAGGCCCGCCGCCCGCCGCCGCACGCACGCCGCCGTCGCCGCCCGCGGTCACCGGCCCGCGCGGCGGCGTGTACAGCGCCTCGGTCGTCGGGCGCGGGATCCCCTGCGGCCAGATGGGGCGGTTCGTCCAGATGTGGACCTCGCGCACCGGCCCGATGAGCCCCGCGCGGATCCACTCCACCATCTGCCGCGTGCCGTCGAACGAGTGCCCCTGGTTGCCCATCTGCGTCACGACGCCGGTGCGCTTCGCCGTCGCGGCGAGCGCGCGCGCCTCGGCCACCGACCAGGTGAGCGGCTTCTGCACGTACACCGCCTTGCCCGCCTGCATCGCGGCGATCGCCTGCACCGCGTGCCCGTGGTCCGGCGTGGCGATGACGACGCCGTCGATCCCCTTCTCCTTCTCGAGCATCACGCGGAAGTCGGCGTAGCGCGTGGCCTTCGCGTACTGGTCGGCGAGCTGCGCGCCGACGTTCGCCTGCTGCGGGTTCGGCGCGTTAGGCGCGTTGGGGCGGGGGCGCGTGGAATTCGCGACCTGCCGGTCCACGAAGCCGTAGTCGACGTCGACGAGCACCGCGACGTTCTGGCCGCCGGCGACGAGCGCGCGGGCATTCGACATCCCCTGCCCGCCGGCGCCGACGATCGCCACGTTCACACGGTCGCTCGGCGCGACGTAGCCCGGGCCGCCGAGCACGTGGCGTGGCACGATGGTGAAGGCGAACGCGCCGCTCGCCACCGTGCCGACGGTGCCGAGGAACGAGCGCCGACTGACGTCGTTGTTGTCCATGTGCGTGCCCCGCGCGGTTGGGAGATGTAGGCGTAACTCGGGCTGCGAGCCCAATCTGACCCCGGGGCCTCGTGCCACAAGAGCGCCCGTTGCGGCCGTTGCGGCCGCGCGCGCCGGGGCCGAACGTAGGGCATGCGATCCCTGTCCCTCGCCGCCTGCGCCGGGCTCCTCGCCCTCTCCGCCGCGCGGCTCGCCGCGCCGCTCGCCGCGCAGTCCGGCGACGACGGCCGCCCCGCGGCGACGAACGTGCGCGGCGCACGCTACCCGCGCGTCGGCGCCGACCGCGCGGTGACGTTCCGCCTGCGCGCGCCTAACGCGAGGACCGTGCAGCTCGTGCCTGGCGGCCCCGGGCTCGCCGCGGCGCCGCTCCCCATGACGCGCGTCGACGACAGCGTGTGGACGGTGACGACGCCCCCCGCGGTGCCGGGGTTCCACTACTACTGGTTCCTCGTCGACGGCACGATGACGATGGATCCCGCGAGCGAGACGTTCTTCGGCTACGGTCGGCCGACGAGCGGCGTCGAGGTGCCATCGCCGGACGAGGACTTCTACGATGTGAAGGACGTGCCGCACGGCGAGGTGCGCGCGCGCTGGTACCGCTCGCGGGTGACCGGCGCATGGCGGCGCGCGTACGTGTACACGCCGCCCGGCTACGACGCCGATCGCGCGACGCGCTACCCGGTGCTGTATCTGCAGCACGGCGCGGGCGAGGACGAGCGCGGATGGAGCGCGCAGGGACGCGCGGGGTTCATCCTCGACAACCTCATCGCCGCGGGGCGCGCGCGGCCGATGCTCGTCGTCATGGACCAGGGCTACGCCGCGCGACCCGGCGACGGCGCGCCGCAGCCGGTGATCGCCGGCGCCGGCTCGGCGTTCGAGGAGGTCGTGCTGCGCGACCTGGTGCCGACGATCGACGCGGCGTACCGCACGATCGCGCGGCGCGACGCGCGCGCGCGCTCGCCGGGCTGTCGATGGGCGGCGGGCAGGCGCTGCAGATCGGGCTCACGCACCTCGACACGTTCGCCTGGATCGGCGCGTTCAGCGGCGCCGGCGTCGGGCGGACGCCGCCCGCGCAGGCATACGGCGGCGCGCTCGCGAACGCGACGACGTTCAACGACCGCGCGCGCCTGCTCTACTTCGGCGCCGGCACCGAGGAGACGCAGTTCCACCAGGGCGCGGTCGCCTTCCACGCGGCGCTCGACAGCCTCGGCGTGCGCTCGGTGTTCGTCGCGTCGCCGGGCACGGCGCACGAGTGGCAGACGTGGCGCCGCGCGCTGCACGACTTCGCGCCGCGCCTGTTCCGCGCGCCGTAGGCGACGCCTCAGCGTCGCGGCGCGCGCGGGCGCGGCCGCGCGGGTGCGGCGCGATCGCTCAGTCCCGGCTCGGCCATCACCCGCTCGATGTCGGCGATCTCCACGGGCACGTCGGCCGACAGGTTCTCCACGCCGCGCTCGGTGACGAGCAGCATGTCCTCGAGTCGCAGGCCGAGGTGCTCCTCGGGGATCTGCATCGCCGGCTCGATGGTGAAGATCTGTCCCGGCTCGAGCGTGCGTGTGGGATACGCCACGTCGTGCACCTCCATGCCGATCGTGTGGCCGAGGCTCGGGATCGGTCGGCGGAAGCCGTCGACGAAGCGCCGGGCGGCGTCGCGGATGCGCGCGTCCGTGAACGGGAAGCGGGCGAGGATGCTGTCCATCTTCGGCACCGCCGCGGCGGCGACGTCGGCCGCCGTCACGTGCGGCCTTATCGACGAGAGCAGCGCGCGGTAGAGCGCGAGGTACGCGCCGTAGAACTCGCGCTGGCGCGGCGTGAAGCGGCCGCTCGCCGGGAAGACGCGCGTCACGTCCGACACGTAGTAGTCGTAGTCCGGCGCGTAGTCGAACTGTACGAGGTCACCGTCGGCGAGGCGCGCGGTGTTGCGATGGTAGTGCGAGTAGAACGTGTTCGGCCCGGTGGCGACGAGCGCGAAGTACGCGGCGCCGTACGCGCCGTGCTTCTTGAACACGAACTCGGCGTCCGCCTGCAGCTCGTACTCCGTCATGCCGGGGCGCGCGTCGCGCATCGCCTCCACGATGGCGAGGCCGGTGATGCGCGTGGCCTCGCGGATGACGGCGATCTCGCGCGGCGACTTCGTGCCGCGCAGCGTGTCGAGCATCGGGTCGAGGTCGCGCAGCTCCGACCGCGGCGCGGCGGCCTGCAGCTTCGCGCGGAACGCCTCCTCGCGCGACGGCCGGCCGTCCCACGGGTCGTCGTGGGTGACGCGGGCGAGATGCACGACGTCGTACGTCGACGCGCTGCCGAGCACCTCGGGGCGGAACGGCGTGTAGATCGTGCGCCCGTCGCTCGCGACGCGAGCGATCGCGTCGGCGAACGCGGCGCGATCGAGCACGCTGTCGATGCCGGTGGCGCGGGCGGCGGAGTCGCCGGGGTAGAGCATGGGCCCGAGCATGCGGGCGATGCGCCGGTCGTCGCGCGGGCGGAGGAACAGCGTGGTGCGCCGCGTGCGGCCGTCGAGCAGCAGCAGCGCCTGCGGCTCGACGACGCCGGAGAGGTAGTAGAACTGGTTCCCCTGCCGCAGTGGCTGCTCGCCGGGCCGGTCGGTGGTGCCGGCGAGCACCGCGACGGCGTCGCCGATGCGCTGGAAGACCGCGGCGCGCCGGGCCGCGAACTCCTCCGGAGGGAAGACGCCGTCGACGACCGGCTGGGCGGCGGCGCGGCCGGCGACCGCCAGGAGCGCGGTGAGGAGCAGACGGAACCGGAGCATGGATCCTCGCGAAGGCTCGCGCATGGACGAATATTGGATACAGTATTCCGCATCTCCAGCCACACAACCCCGCCCACATGATCGCGCCGCCGCGCCTCGCGCGCTTCCTCCCCCTGCCCCTGCTCCTCGGCGCCGCGCCGGTGGCGACGCCCGCCGCGCGCTACGCGGACGTGCCGCTCGCGTCGCTCGACCTGTCCAAGATGCGCGTCCAGCCGGCCGGCGGGCGTGGCGGCCAGGCGACGGTCGCCCAGGCCGATCGGGCGATGGACGGCAACACGATCCGCATCGGCGGCCGCACGTTCGAGCACGGCGTCGGCACGCGCGCGACGAGCGTGCTGTTCGTGCGGCTCGACGGCGGCGCGCAGCGGTTCACGGCGATGGTCGGCGCGGACGACAACCCGCTCCCCGCGCCGCCCGCCGGCGCGCCGCAGCCGACCACCACGCCGCCGCCCGTGCCGATCGTCTTCCGCGTCCTCGGCGACGGCCGGGTGCTGCACGTGAGCCGCGCCGTCGCGCGCGGCGACGCGCCCGAGCCGGTGAGCGTCGACGTGCGCGGCATCCGCACGCTCGTGCTGCAGGTGAAGCCGGTGGACGGCACCCGCCCCGTCGCCGCCGACTGGGCCGACGCGACGTTCTCGGTGAGCGGCGCCGCGCCGGTGGCGATCGACGTGCCCGTGGAGCCGCGCGAGATCCTCACGCCGAAGCCGGGCCCCGCCCCGCGCATCAACGGCCCGTCGCTCACCGGCGTCACGCCGGGGCACGACGTGCTCTATCGCATTCCCGTGTCGGGCACTCGGCCCATGACGTACGGCGCGCGCGGCCTGCCTAACGGCCTCACGCTCGACCCGGCGACCGGCATCATCCGCGGCACGATCGCCGCGCGCGGCCGCTACCCCGTGACGCTCACCGCGCGCAACGCCGTCGGCTCCGCGTCGAAGGCGTTCACGTTCGTGGCCGAGGGGCAGCTCGCGCTCACGCCGGCGATGGGGTGGAACTCGTGGAACGTGTTCGGCCGCGCCGTGAGCGACTCGCTCGCCCGCGCCGCCGCCGACGCGATGGTGGCGAAGGGGCTCGCCGACCACGGGTGGACCTACGTGAACCTCGACGACGGCTGGGAGCGGAGCGCCCGCGAGCAGGATCCGCTGTACGAGGGCCCGGTGCGCGCGCCCGACGGCACGATGCTCACGAACAAGAAGTTCCCGGACATGAAGGCGTTAGGCGACTACATCCACGCCAAGGGCCTCAAGTTCGGCATCTACTCCGGCCCCGGACCCACCACCTGCCAGCGGCTCGAGGCGAGCTGGCAGCACGAGCTCCAGGACTTCCGCACGTTCGCCGGCTGGGGCGTCGACTACCTCAAGTACGACTGGTGCGGCTACTCGAGCGTGCTCGCGCCGGGCGAGACGAACCAGCAGCTCGCGGTGCTGAAGCGCCCGTACCAGGTGGGGCGCACCGCGCTGAACCAGGTGCCGCGCGACATCGTCTACTCGCTCTGCCAGTACGGCTGGGGGAACGTGTGGGAGTGGGGCGCCGAGCCGGGGATCGAGGGGAACTCGTGGCGCACCACCGGCGACATCACCGACACGTGGGAGAGCATGGCGGGCATCGGCTTCCGCCAGGTCGGCAACTCGAAGTACGCGTCGCCGGGGCACTGGAACGACCCCGACATGCTCGTCATCGGCAAGGTGGGCTGGGGGCCGCGGCTGCGCGACTCGCGGCTCACGCCGAACGAGCAGTACGTGCACATCACGCTGTGGACGCTGCTCGCGTCGCCGCTGCTGTTGGGCAACGACCTCACGCAGATGGACGACTTCGAGCTGAACCTCGTGACGAACGACGAGGTGCTCGCCGTGCACCAGGACGCGTTGGGCAAGGCCGCCGACCGCGTCGCGCGCGACGGGGAGCTGGAGGTGTGGGCGCGTCCGCTCGCCGACGGCTCGCTCGCCGTGGGGCTGTTCAACCGCGACGAGATGGACATGCCGGTGACCGTGAAGTGGAGCGACCTCGGGATCACCGGCAAGCGCGTCGCGCGCGACCTGTGGCGGCAGAAGGACCTCGGCACGTTCGACGGCCAGCTCTCGCGCGTCGTGCCGCGGCACGGCACGGTGTTCGTGAAGCTGTCGGCGCGGTGAACTTCTTGAACCGCAGAGGACGCAGAGGACGCAGAGGAGAACCAATTCGTTGTTGGTTTCCTCTGCGTCCTCTGCGTCCTCCGCGGTTCAAATGAAGAGAGCAGTCCTCTGCGGTTCGCTCAGACGTCGGGCAGCGCGAGCAGCTCCTCGCGCAGCTTCACGTAGCTGTCGTAGCGCGCGGCGCTCACCTCCCCCGCCTGCACCGCCGCGCGCACCGCGCATTCGGGCTCCGCGAGGTGCGCGCAGTCGGCGAAGCGGCACCGCTCGAGATACGCGCGGAACTCCGGAAAGCACGTGTCGAGCGACTCGACGGGCAGCCCCCACAGCCCGATCTCGCGCAGCCCCGGCGTGTCGACGACGAATCCCTCGGGGCGCCCGTGCACCGCGGGAATCGGGTGGAGCAGCGCGCCGACGGTGGTGTGCCGTCCCTTGTTCACGCTCTCGCTGATCTCGCCGACGCGGAGATCGAGGCCGGGATAGATCGCGTTCATGAGCGACGACTTGCCGACCCCCGACGGTCCGCTGAGCGCCGACGTGCGCCCCGCGAGCGCCTCCTCCAGCGCGTCGAGCCCGTGGCGCAGCGGGACGCTCGTCGCGTGCAGCGGATAGCCGGCCCGCTCGTAGTCGGCGAACCGCTCGCGCGCGACGGCCTCGCCGGCCACGGGGTCGCCATCGCCTAACAGTTCCACCTTGTTCACCACGATGCGGCCGGCGAGCCCGTTCGCCTCGGCGACGACGAGGAAGCGGTCGAGCATGCGCGGGTGCGGCTCCGGGCGCGCGGCGGCGAACACGACGACGACCTGATCGACGTTCGCCGCGACGACGCGCTCGCCCCACCCACCGCCGGGACTCCGGCGCGCGAGCTTCGAGCGGCGCGGCTCGATCTCGGCGATGGCCCAGGCGCCGCTCTCGCGGGCGTCGGGCTCCAGTCGCACGCGGTCGCCGACGGCGAGCTTCAGCGTGCGGTCCGCCGCGCCCACGGTGTCGCGGCGGAGCGAGCCGTCGGCGCGACGCCCCTCGTCGCTCTTCTTCAGCCGCCCGCGCAGCGACGCGCTC
This DNA window, taken from Gemmatirosa kalamazoonensis, encodes the following:
- a CDS encoding GDSL-type esterase/lipase family protein, whose translation is MKPLLSLVLALAATTPAAQPPAIDRQALEQDHRNMMDQLGIRRLRPGPSGNEQAPNHANYDTALANPFPKLPDVLTLRNGRKVTTPALWAKRRAEIVDDFEREVYGRIPKNVPKVTWSVAETDTGTVGGRRVVGRQLLAHVDNSAYPAITVDFPVTLVLPADAKGPVPVMIMFRGGSLAQVLGTRDSGLGTRGGRVPSPESRVPSADAPPTEQLVVDGWGFAFVNPNTIQADNGAGLTRGIIGLVNKGQPRKPDDWGALRAWAWGASRTLDYLETDRAVNAKQVSVEGVSRYGKAALVTMAFDPRFAAVLIGSSGKGGATLHRRNWGEAVESLTGSGEYHWMAGNYLKYGADSAAFGHGDPSQLSVDSHELLALCAPRLTFVSYGVPEKGDAKWLDHQGSFMAAIAAQPVFRLLGAKDLGRSDDYTTERMPPVNVGLLDGQLAWRQHDGGHTDAPNVKYFLSWADRFYGRSYTPAPPVRDSGLGTRDSSAPSPQSRVPSPAIQPWPADRPRARTDSNSMIAHRQLLAKRTQGKIDVYYEGDSITRRWGATDYPQFLENWKQNFFGWNAADFGWGADRIENMLWRIDEGELDGVNPKVIVLLAGTNNLPGPGTEDEKVADITRGLRALVGRFRQKAPGATVVLTGITPRTGSPEMAHAIVRINENLARMADGRTIRYVNVNDKLGDADGKPLDGMTMDGLHPTVKGYQIWADALKPILREILGPPKATDQAPPPTGDPSAKKP
- a CDS encoding 3-keto-disaccharide hydrolase; translation: MTFRPRSARLRVVVPAIAALLLSSAADAQQPAYPSAWRQHELNRPHAKPVTPASTPGAPPSDATVLFDGRDLSAFVGGRGDSTVAPRWKVENGYVEVVPRTGSIRTKEAFGDVQLHAEWAEPDPPQLTGQNRGNSGMILMGQYEVQVLDSYGRTDTYADGTVGAIYGQYPPLANASRPPGQWQTYDIYFRRPRFRADGTLQEPARVTVVQNGVLVQNNEIITGPTSPIPPSGYVQHADELPLTIQDHGQAIRFRNIWVRRIEPRPEPPAGYVPNAVALSAALLNGTAGEFYRERAANAPAPANAANRPASPTYTIIVKGSEIWVSTGGFGGSTPAVRAIPTAPDRLWLTVRTGELVLTRDAQGRVTSVREADSNAPAAVRRE
- a CDS encoding Gfo/Idh/MocA family protein: MDNNDVSRRSFLGTVGTVASGAFAFTIVPRHVLGGPGYVAPSDRVNVAIVGAGGQGMSNARALVAGGQNVAVLVDVDYGFVDRQVANSTRPRPNAPNAPNPQQANVGAQLADQYAKATRYADFRVMLEKEKGIDGVVIATPDHGHAVQAIAAMQAGKAVYVQKPLTWSVAEARALAATAKRTGVVTQMGNQGHSFDGTRQMVEWIRAGLIGPVREVHIWTNRPIWPQGIPRPTTEALYTPPRGPVTAGGDGGVRAAAGGGPNGTPNGPTAPGGAPAIDWTARDMQRTFATLMASGLTAPPPGLNWDLFIGPSPMVPYHPIYHPFNWRGWTDWGMGALGDMGAHLVDQPFWALDLDLPTSIEATSSPFGLDVDASPATYPQAMTVHYEFAARGKMPPVKMSWYDGGLMPPRPEHLPDDVVLDRSGGGYFVGTKGIILYATYGNNPRLYPASLTEQAAKIPHSVKRITVSHEINWANAIMGKAEPSSDLAYASRLTETMLLGIVALRTGQGVKIAYDAANMRVTNRDDANQYLQREYRAGWTL
- a CDS encoding alpha/beta hydrolase codes for the protein MGGGQALQIGLTHLDTFAWIGAFSGAGVGRTPPAQAYGGALANATTFNDRARLLYFGAGTEETQFHQGAVAFHAALDSLGVRSVFVASPGTAHEWQTWRRALHDFAPRLFRAP
- a CDS encoding M24 family metallopeptidase yields the protein MLRFRLLLTALLAVAGRAAAQPVVDGVFPPEEFAARRAAVFQRIGDAVAVLAGTTDRPGEQPLRQGNQFYYLSGVVEPQALLLLDGRTRRTTLFLRPRDDRRIARMLGPMLYPGDSAARATGIDSVLDRAAFADAIARVASDGRTIYTPFRPEVLGSASTYDVVHLARVTHDDPWDGRPSREEAFRAKLQAAAPRSELRDLDPMLDTLRGTKSPREIAVIREATRITGLAIVEAMRDARPGMTEYELQADAEFVFKKHGAYGAAYFALVATGPNTFYSHYHRNTARLADGDLVQFDYAPDYDYYVSDVTRVFPASGRFTPRQREFYGAYLALYRALLSSIRPHVTAADVAAAAVPKMDSILARFPFTDARIRDAARRFVDGFRRPIPSLGHTIGMEVHDVAYPTRTLEPGQIFTIEPAMQIPEEHLGLRLEDMLLVTERGVENLSADVPVEIADIERVMAEPGLSDRAAPARPRPRAPRR
- a CDS encoding NPCBM/NEW2 domain-containing protein, which encodes MIAPPRLARFLPLPLLLGAAPVATPAARYADVPLASLDLSKMRVQPAGGRGGQATVAQADRAMDGNTIRIGGRTFEHGVGTRATSVLFVRLDGGAQRFTAMVGADDNPLPAPPAGAPQPTTTPPPVPIVFRVLGDGRVLHVSRAVARGDAPEPVSVDVRGIRTLVLQVKPVDGTRPVAADWADATFSVSGAAPVAIDVPVEPREILTPKPGPAPRINGPSLTGVTPGHDVLYRIPVSGTRPMTYGARGLPNGLTLDPATGIIRGTIAARGRYPVTLTARNAVGSASKAFTFVAEGQLALTPAMGWNSWNVFGRAVSDSLARAAADAMVAKGLADHGWTYVNLDDGWERSAREQDPLYEGPVRAPDGTMLTNKKFPDMKALGDYIHAKGLKFGIYSGPGPTTCQRLEASWQHELQDFRTFAGWGVDYLKYDWCGYSSVLAPGETNQQLAVLKRPYQVGRTALNQVPRDIVYSLCQYGWGNVWEWGAEPGIEGNSWRTTGDITDTWESMAGIGFRQVGNSKYASPGHWNDPDMLVIGKVGWGPRLRDSRLTPNEQYVHITLWTLLASPLLLGNDLTQMDDFELNLVTNDEVLAVHQDALGKAADRVARDGELEVWARPLADGSLAVGLFNRDEMDMPVTVKWSDLGITGKRVARDLWRQKDLGTFDGQLSRVVPRHGTVFVKLSAR
- the rsgA gene encoding ribosome small subunit-dependent GTPase A, whose protein sequence is MTSGAGVVLGGTGGVWRVRTDDGRTVSASLRGRLKKSDEGRRADGSLRRDTVGAADRTLKLAVGDRVRLEPDARESGAWAIAEIEPRRSKLARRSPGGGWGERVVAANVDQVVVVFAAARPEPHPRMLDRFLVVAEANGLAGRIVVNKVELLGDGDPVAGEAVARERFADYERAGYPLHATSVPLRHGLDALEEALAGRTSALSGPSGVGKSSLMNAIYPGLDLRVGEISESVNKGRHTTVGALLHPIPAVHGRPEGFVVDTPGLREIGLWGLPVESLDTCFPEFRAYLERCRFADCAHLAEPECAVRAAVQAGEVSAARYDSYVKLREELLALPDV